Proteins co-encoded in one Betaproteobacteria bacterium genomic window:
- the pyrR gene encoding bifunctional pyr operon transcriptional regulator/uracil phosphoribosyltransferase PyrR, with amino-acid sequence MKLPDAEQLLEALAAQLRPHVDEETGLVGIHTGGVWVAERLHSLLGMRLPLGTLDIAFYRDDFDKRGLKPGIQASKLAFDVEGRDIILVDDILYTGRTARAALNLLFDYGRPGCVRLAALLDRGGRQLPICAQFVGGVLELPPHTPMVVLAKTSNGRLALTLEESTDAR; translated from the coding sequence ATGAAGCTGCCTGACGCAGAACAACTGCTCGAAGCCCTTGCGGCCCAGTTGCGCCCGCATGTGGACGAAGAAACCGGCCTTGTGGGCATCCATACCGGGGGGGTGTGGGTGGCCGAGCGCCTGCATTCGCTCCTCGGCATGCGACTGCCGCTGGGCACGCTCGACATTGCGTTCTATCGGGACGACTTCGACAAGAGAGGTCTGAAACCCGGCATCCAGGCTTCGAAGCTCGCATTCGACGTGGAAGGCCGGGACATCATCCTGGTGGACGATATTCTCTACACGGGCCGGACGGCCCGCGCTGCACTCAATCTCCTGTTCGACTACGGCAGGCCGGGCTGCGTTCGGCTGGCAGCGCTGCTGGACCGTGGCGGCCGTCAACTTCCCATTTGCGCTCAGTTCGTCGGAGGGGTGCTGGAACTGCCCCCCCACACGCCCATGGTCGTTCTCGCCAAGACATCCAACGGGCGTCTCGCACTCACGCTGGAGGAATCGACGGATGCTCGCTAG
- a CDS encoding aspartate carbamoyltransferase catalytic subunit, whose translation MLASPQLGRNGELRHLLSIEGLPRGVLLQILDTARSFVSVAEREIKKVPLLRGKSVFNLFFEPSTRTRTTFEIAAKRLSADVVNLNIATSSQTKGETLLDTVANLSAMHADMFVVRHASSGAPYLIARHVAPEIHVINAGDGRHAHPTQGLLDVYTIRHFKNDFSNLRVAIVGDLLHSRVARSEIHALTTLGVPEVRVIAPRTLMPPEVEKLGVRPYHDMDEGLRGVDVVMMLRLQNERMNGALLPSASEYFKTYGLTAERLALAESDAIVMHPGPMNRGVEIDSSVADGPQSVILPQVTFGIAVRMAVMAILAGNG comes from the coding sequence ATGCTCGCTAGTCCGCAACTGGGGCGCAATGGCGAATTGCGCCACCTGCTGTCCATCGAGGGCTTGCCTCGTGGTGTCCTGCTGCAGATCCTCGACACGGCGCGTTCGTTCGTCTCTGTCGCGGAGCGCGAGATAAAGAAAGTGCCGTTGCTGCGCGGAAAGTCGGTGTTCAATCTGTTCTTCGAGCCCTCCACGCGGACCCGGACGACCTTCGAGATCGCCGCCAAGCGACTATCGGCCGACGTCGTCAATCTGAACATCGCAACGTCCTCCCAGACGAAGGGCGAGACGCTCCTCGACACTGTGGCCAATCTCTCGGCCATGCATGCCGACATGTTCGTCGTCAGGCATGCCTCCAGTGGTGCGCCTTACCTCATCGCCCGTCATGTCGCACCCGAGATCCACGTCATCAATGCGGGTGACGGCCGGCATGCGCATCCGACCCAGGGCCTTCTGGACGTTTACACCATCCGGCATTTCAAGAACGATTTCTCGAACCTCCGCGTTGCCATCGTGGGTGACCTTCTGCATTCCCGCGTTGCGCGGTCCGAGATCCATGCGCTAACCACGCTGGGCGTGCCCGAAGTCCGCGTGATTGCACCGAGGACGCTCATGCCTCCTGAAGTCGAGAAACTGGGAGTCCGGCCGTATCACGACATGGACGAGGGGCTGCGCGGTGTGGATGTGGTGATGATGCTCCGGCTGCAGAATGAGCGGATGAACGGAGCCTTGCTGCCGTCAGCCTCTGAGTATTTCAAGACGTACGGACTCACTGCGGAGCGGCTCGCCCTGGCGGAATCCGACGCCATCGTGATGCATCCCGGGCCCATGAACCGGGGTGTGGAGATCGACTCGAGCGTGGCGGACGGGCCTCAATCCGTGATCCTGCCCCAGGTCACGTTCGGTATTGCGGTTCGCATGGCCGTCATGGCCATTCTTGCGGGAAACGGTTAG
- a CDS encoding dihydroorotase, with translation MRITISGGLLLDPSSGRESTSDLHLADGLIAAVGAAPAGFVPDRSIDARGLAVCPGLVDLAVRFREPGFEHRASLESELAAAAAGGITAVCCPPDMDPPLDEPGLVEMLARRAQAIGLARVLPLGALTAGLRGERLAELAELASAGCVGFSQGDRSLGDHAVMLRAMQYAATFGLSVWLRPQDGALARLGVAHEGMISTRLGLPGIPALAETLAVSALLLMSKETGARLHLCRLSSADSVAMIRQAKASGVSVTCDVSAAHIHLSEIDIGYFDSNCRLSPPLRAQRDRDALLAGLADGTIDAVCSDHCPVDEDGKTVPFAEAEPGATGLETLLPLTIMRSQPTSLSKLLSVVTVGPARILGLPVPRMEPGARADVCIFDPDHWWRVDAAVLLSKGKNTPFAGTEVRGQVRYCLVAGSVVFER, from the coding sequence ATGCGCATCACGATCAGTGGCGGCCTTCTCCTGGATCCATCGAGCGGCCGCGAGTCCACCTCGGACCTGCATCTGGCCGACGGTCTCATTGCCGCGGTAGGTGCTGCGCCCGCGGGATTCGTTCCTGACCGCAGCATTGATGCACGCGGTCTTGCAGTCTGCCCGGGACTCGTCGATCTGGCGGTAAGGTTCCGGGAGCCGGGCTTCGAACATCGCGCGAGTCTGGAAAGCGAGCTTGCCGCAGCGGCCGCGGGAGGGATCACGGCTGTGTGCTGCCCTCCCGACATGGACCCTCCTCTGGACGAACCCGGCCTGGTTGAAATGCTCGCCCGGCGGGCTCAAGCCATTGGTTTGGCACGGGTACTCCCCCTCGGGGCATTGACAGCGGGACTGCGCGGCGAACGACTGGCTGAACTGGCTGAACTGGCCAGCGCGGGATGCGTCGGATTCTCCCAGGGCGATCGATCCCTGGGGGATCACGCGGTGATGCTCCGGGCCATGCAGTACGCCGCCACCTTCGGACTTTCCGTGTGGCTGAGACCGCAGGACGGTGCTCTGGCCAGGCTGGGCGTGGCCCATGAAGGGATGATCTCCACTCGTCTCGGATTGCCCGGAATTCCAGCATTGGCCGAAACGCTGGCGGTGTCCGCCCTGTTGCTCATGAGCAAGGAGACCGGGGCGCGCCTGCACCTTTGCCGGCTTTCGTCCGCCGACAGCGTCGCGATGATCCGGCAGGCGAAGGCGTCCGGTGTTTCCGTGACCTGCGACGTTTCGGCAGCGCACATTCATCTGTCCGAGATCGACATCGGGTACTTCGACTCCAACTGCAGACTCTCTCCTCCATTGCGTGCGCAGCGGGACCGTGATGCCTTGCTTGCGGGACTGGCGGACGGAACCATAGATGCTGTCTGTTCGGACCATTGTCCCGTGGATGAAGACGGCAAGACCGTACCCTTCGCGGAGGCGGAACCCGGAGCCACGGGCCTCGAGACCTTGCTTCCTCTGACGATAATGAGATCGCAGCCCACGAGTCTTTCAAAGCTTCTGTCTGTCGTGACCGTGGGACCGGCCCGCATTCTCGGGTTGCCCGTGCCCCGGATGGAACCGGGCGCTCGCGCGGACGTCTGTATATTCGATCCGGACCATTGGTGGCGCGTGGATGCTGCAGTACTGCTGAGC
- the ruvX gene encoding Holliday junction resolvase RuvX: MRTTENGGETSRPSLPPRGTVLGFDFGTARIGVAVAELELGIAHPLETVRSTDEATRDRALDRLVHEWRPVVLVIGLPESRDGRKHPLAEVIGRWAESLGQRHGVPVCFEDESFTSAQASSSLNENGIWGMKQKRHLDTVAAQHILQAFLESRNEAA, encoded by the coding sequence ATGCGCACCACGGAGAACGGAGGGGAAACGTCCAGACCGTCGCTGCCTCCACGGGGTACGGTGCTCGGCTTCGACTTCGGGACCGCCCGCATCGGGGTGGCGGTGGCCGAACTGGAACTGGGCATTGCCCATCCTCTGGAGACAGTTCGCTCGACGGATGAGGCCACCAGGGATCGGGCGTTGGACCGGCTCGTCCACGAATGGCGCCCGGTCGTCCTGGTCATCGGTTTGCCCGAAAGCCGCGATGGCCGAAAGCACCCGCTGGCGGAGGTCATCGGGCGATGGGCGGAATCGCTCGGTCAACGTCACGGCGTTCCCGTCTGCTTCGAGGACGAATCGTTCACGTCCGCACAGGCCAGTTCGTCGCTGAACGAGAACGGCATCTGGGGCATGAAGCAAAAGCGGCACCTCGACACCGTCGCGGCCCAGCACATCCTGCAAGCATTCCTCGAGTCACGAAATGAAGCTGCCTGA
- a CDS encoding YqgE/AlgH family protein translates to METHINLTHHFLIAMPNMADPNFSKTLTYVCEHNERGALGVVVNRPVDLTLKALFSQIDLDLHDDSLGARPVYFGGPVQVDRGFVLHRPAGDWQSTLVVAEDVALTTSRDILQAVSSGGGPSDLLVTLGYAGWAPGQLEEEIRQNAWLTVAAVADLMFSVVASDRWAAAMGLLGVNLATLSDEAGHA, encoded by the coding sequence TTGGAGACGCACATCAATCTGACTCATCATTTTCTGATCGCCATGCCCAACATGGCCGATCCGAACTTCTCGAAAACACTCACCTACGTCTGCGAACACAACGAGCGTGGTGCGCTCGGGGTCGTGGTCAATCGTCCGGTCGACCTCACGCTCAAAGCCCTTTTTTCCCAGATTGACCTGGATCTGCACGATGACTCACTCGGTGCCCGGCCGGTCTATTTCGGCGGGCCTGTCCAGGTCGATCGCGGCTTCGTTCTCCATCGGCCGGCCGGCGATTGGCAATCGACGCTCGTGGTGGCGGAGGATGTGGCGTTGACCACTTCGCGCGACATATTGCAGGCCGTATCCTCGGGCGGAGGGCCGTCGGATCTTCTGGTCACGCTGGGATATGCAGGCTGGGCACCCGGACAGCTGGAAGAAGAGATACGGCAGAACGCATGGCTCACCGTGGCCGCGGTTGCCGACCTGATGTTCTCGGTCGTCGCATCGGACCGCTGGGCCGCGGCCATGGGTCTTCTGGGAGTCAATCTGGCGACGCTTTCCGACGAAGCCGGTCACGCCTGA